In the Gossypium raimondii isolate GPD5lz chromosome 9, ASM2569854v1, whole genome shotgun sequence genome, one interval contains:
- the LOC105798520 gene encoding uncharacterized protein LOC105798520 isoform X2, producing MEAVGMESHVPSNPKGESWTEEKHVHFLNSMEAWFVRTMLENNDRYTLRLDRHLPDTCESTLDSKHNVHKRNNYATSDFIGPKRSKLKGRPDKRSRRPSQSYHSFQDQVVPQLQNRRQDKDEKHPPNFPPPSMP from the exons ATGGAGGCGGTGGGCATGGAGTCGCACGTGCCAAGCAACCCAAAGGGTGAGTCATGGACGGAGGAGAAGCATGTGCACTTCCTTAACTCCATGGAAGCTTGGTTCGTCCGTACAATGCTTGAGAACAACGATCGCTACACTCTCCGTCTCGATCGTCACCTCCCCGACACCTGCGAGTCGACTCTCGATTCCAAACACAATGTTCATAAAAGAAACAACTACGCCACTTCAG ATTTTATTGGCCCAAAACGAAGCAAGTTGAAGGGCAGGCCTGATAAAAGATCAAGGAGACCATCTCAATCGTATCATTCTTTCCAAGATCAG GTAGTTCCACAGCTCCAAAACAGAAGACAAGATAAAGATGAGAAACACCCTCCCAATTTTCCACCTCCATCGATGCCATAA
- the LOC105798520 gene encoding uncharacterized protein LOC105798520 isoform X1 — protein MEAVGMESHVPSNPKGESWTEEKHVHFLNSMEAWFVRTMLENNDRYTLRLDRHLPDTCESTLDSKHNVHKRNNYATSVDFIGPKRSKLKGRPDKRSRRPSQSYHSFQDQVVPQLQNRRQDKDEKHPPNFPPPSMP, from the exons ATGGAGGCGGTGGGCATGGAGTCGCACGTGCCAAGCAACCCAAAGGGTGAGTCATGGACGGAGGAGAAGCATGTGCACTTCCTTAACTCCATGGAAGCTTGGTTCGTCCGTACAATGCTTGAGAACAACGATCGCTACACTCTCCGTCTCGATCGTCACCTCCCCGACACCTGCGAGTCGACTCTCGATTCCAAACACAATGTTCATAAAAGAAACAACTACGCCACTTCAG TAGATTTTATTGGCCCAAAACGAAGCAAGTTGAAGGGCAGGCCTGATAAAAGATCAAGGAGACCATCTCAATCGTATCATTCTTTCCAAGATCAG GTAGTTCCACAGCTCCAAAACAGAAGACAAGATAAAGATGAGAAACACCCTCCCAATTTTCCACCTCCATCGATGCCATAA